Proteins encoded by one window of Corynebacterium amycolatum:
- the truB gene encoding tRNA pseudouridine(55) synthase TruB — MTDFDPIADSGIVIVDKPQGWTSHDVVGKLRRIFRTKKVGHSGTLDPMATGVLVLGIGRGTRFLPHVHADTKSYQATIRLGAATLTDDAEGELLSESSAASVTDEMVREEIAKFTGTIMQKPAAASAVKIDGVRAYERIRRGEKVDIPARPVTITRYEVLDIRHDSNPSRPGECIDIDVEVDCSAGTFIRALARDLGDALGVGGHLTALRRTAAGVFTIEEALTIDELTAKAEQFDTANPEIAEMRRPLPERAASLLPMSLDAACLRCFDSREITEQQAADLAQGKWLEPIGKPGVYAAVSPTGKVPALLTESGKRAKTVFVVRPATL, encoded by the coding sequence ATGACCGACTTCGATCCGATTGCAGACTCCGGCATTGTCATCGTCGACAAGCCCCAAGGCTGGACAAGCCACGATGTAGTGGGCAAACTCCGTCGAATCTTCCGCACCAAGAAGGTCGGCCACTCCGGCACCCTCGACCCAATGGCCACCGGTGTGCTCGTCCTCGGCATCGGCCGCGGCACGCGTTTCCTACCCCATGTCCACGCGGACACGAAGTCCTACCAAGCCACCATTCGGCTCGGCGCTGCCACACTTACCGACGACGCCGAAGGCGAGTTGCTCTCCGAATCGTCAGCGGCATCGGTGACCGATGAAATGGTTCGAGAGGAAATTGCGAAGTTCACCGGCACGATCATGCAAAAACCTGCGGCGGCATCCGCAGTGAAGATTGACGGTGTCCGCGCCTACGAGCGCATCCGCCGTGGCGAGAAGGTCGATATCCCAGCGCGCCCGGTGACAATCACCCGCTATGAGGTTCTGGACATCCGCCACGACTCCAATCCTTCCCGTCCCGGGGAGTGCATCGATATCGACGTGGAGGTCGACTGCTCTGCTGGCACTTTCATCCGCGCCTTAGCTCGTGACTTGGGGGATGCACTGGGAGTCGGTGGTCATCTCACCGCTCTGCGACGTACTGCCGCCGGCGTTTTCACTATTGAAGAAGCATTGACTATCGACGAGCTCACAGCGAAAGCCGAGCAATTCGACACCGCCAATCCAGAAATTGCTGAGATGCGACGCCCCCTTCCGGAGCGCGCCGCTTCCTTGCTGCCGATGAGTCTGGACGCGGCCTGCCTGCGTTGCTTTGATTCCCGCGAAATAACTGAACAGCAGGCGGCTGATTTGGCTCAGGGCAAGTGGCTGGAGCCAATCGGAAAACCTGGAGTCTATGCGGCGGTGTCTCCGACGGGAAAGGTCCCGGCGCTGCTCACAGAATCCGGCAAACGGGCCAAGACGGTCTTCGTGGTACGCCCGGCCACGCTGTAA
- a CDS encoding 4'-phosphopantetheinyl transferase family protein, which translates to MVRHQRMSVLADVQEYLAGHLPAGSRLVIDSNAERPFSDAELQQLRSAELRLSDSAAPARIRDFTRGRLAAHEALQRLGESAPGGIGVSTTGAPLWPRGVVGSISHCDGAVAAVSASAEQLQGIGIDVEVEQTLELGIIDAVLRTDEARLDPLVQFSAKESVYKLWEPIVGQWLDFDEVSVQPRKRRIAARGFSRGLAGGPLQLTFHREIPDAFRGVKGFWARGAGVVATAVWLEQC; encoded by the coding sequence ATGGTACGGCATCAGCGCATGAGTGTGCTTGCCGACGTTCAGGAGTACCTGGCCGGGCATTTACCCGCCGGTAGCCGGCTGGTCATTGACTCCAATGCCGAGCGTCCTTTTAGTGATGCGGAATTGCAGCAGCTCCGTAGTGCTGAATTGAGGCTGTCTGATAGTGCAGCACCTGCTCGAATCCGTGATTTCACCCGAGGACGCCTCGCTGCACATGAGGCGTTGCAACGGCTAGGAGAGTCTGCCCCAGGTGGGATTGGCGTGTCGACCACTGGAGCGCCGCTGTGGCCGCGAGGAGTCGTGGGGTCAATTAGCCACTGCGACGGGGCCGTGGCAGCTGTGTCCGCGAGCGCTGAACAGCTGCAGGGGATTGGCATCGATGTCGAGGTCGAGCAGACTCTAGAGTTAGGAATCATCGATGCAGTCTTGCGCACTGACGAAGCTCGCCTGGATCCGCTGGTGCAATTTAGCGCCAAGGAATCAGTGTACAAACTCTGGGAGCCGATAGTCGGGCAGTGGCTAGACTTCGACGAAGTTTCCGTGCAACCGAGGAAGAGACGGATAGCAGCGCGAGGTTTTTCCCGAGGACTCGCAGGCGGACCTCTACAGCTAACATTTCACCGTGAGATTCCCGACGCCTTCCGCGGAGTAAAGGGCTTCTGGGCCCGCGGCGCAGGCGTCGTTGCCACCGCGGTGTGGCTCGAGCAGTGTTAA
- the rpsO gene encoding 30S ribosomal protein S15, with protein MALNTAEKAEILKEFGLHETDTGSPEAQVALLTARIRQLTEHLKFHKHDHHSRRGLLLLVGRRKGLLQYLQDNDVERYRKLIERLGLRR; from the coding sequence ATGGCTTTGAACACTGCAGAAAAGGCTGAGATTCTCAAGGAGTTCGGCCTGCACGAGACCGACACCGGTTCCCCGGAGGCTCAGGTTGCACTGCTGACCGCTCGTATTCGTCAGCTGACCGAGCACCTGAAGTTCCACAAGCACGATCACCACTCTCGTCGTGGTCTGCTGCTGCTGGTCGGTCGCCGCAAGGGCCTGCTGCAGTACCTGCAGGACAATGACGTTGAGCGCTACCGTAAGCTGATCGAGCGCCTTGGTCTGCGCCGCTAA
- a CDS encoding DHH family phosphoesterase, producing MTTSPQAQEQAAHQLSQAINRRMSKPIQQMQDMLADAKKVGVIAHVHPDADAIGAASAMVMALVQRGISAVASYGESDLPAKSLLTIPGWERFVEYTDLDEDIDTWVTVDCASPGRLGALEDRVMASDRVINVDHHATNTRFGSVNMIDELAESSTMVLLDFFGVWGIKLTTPMAHALYAGLLTDTASFQFGRSRMHTAAARLLDKGLDPRTIGAQLLEEHPFAYLPFLGTVLSTATLVPEWGDGAGLIHVVIEYDQTAEVGHDEIESVVDIVRTTNAADVCAVLKEYEPGQWAVSLRSRELVDVSQVALEIGGGGHERAAGLTRECSKDELLQAILDTSDVAAQARRGTSEA from the coding sequence GTGACCACTTCTCCGCAGGCTCAGGAGCAGGCAGCTCACCAGCTTTCCCAGGCGATTAATCGCCGCATGTCCAAGCCGATTCAGCAGATGCAGGATATGCTTGCCGACGCTAAGAAAGTCGGCGTCATTGCCCATGTTCACCCTGATGCGGATGCGATTGGTGCCGCATCTGCGATGGTCATGGCACTTGTACAGCGTGGCATTTCGGCTGTCGCCAGCTACGGTGAGAGCGATTTGCCTGCCAAGTCGCTGCTGACCATCCCCGGATGGGAACGCTTCGTCGAGTACACGGACCTGGATGAAGACATTGACACGTGGGTGACTGTCGACTGCGCAAGCCCGGGGCGTCTCGGTGCGCTCGAAGATCGCGTGATGGCCTCCGATCGCGTTATCAATGTTGACCATCACGCGACCAACACTCGCTTTGGGTCCGTCAACATGATTGATGAACTCGCAGAGTCCTCGACCATGGTGCTCCTGGACTTCTTTGGGGTCTGGGGTATCAAGCTGACCACGCCGATGGCTCATGCTCTCTACGCCGGGCTGTTGACGGATACCGCGTCGTTCCAGTTCGGCCGTTCTCGCATGCACACTGCAGCGGCGCGCCTGCTGGATAAGGGGCTCGATCCGCGCACGATTGGTGCACAGCTGCTGGAAGAGCATCCGTTTGCCTACCTGCCGTTCCTGGGCACGGTGCTTTCCACCGCGACATTGGTGCCCGAGTGGGGCGACGGCGCAGGCCTAATCCACGTCGTCATTGAGTACGACCAGACCGCCGAAGTTGGCCACGATGAGATTGAATCCGTCGTGGACATTGTGCGTACGACCAATGCGGCCGATGTCTGTGCGGTACTTAAGGAGTATGAGCCAGGCCAGTGGGCGGTCTCGCTGCGTTCTCGCGAGCTTGTCGATGTCTCCCAGGTCGCCCTGGAAATTGGCGGCGGTGGCCACGAGCGCGCAGCCGGCCTGACTCGCGAGTGCAGCAAGGATGAGCTGTTGCAAGCCATCCTGGACACCAGCGATGTCGCAGCCCAGGCACGCCGAGGCACAAGCGAGGCCTAG
- a CDS encoding polyribonucleotide nucleotidyltransferase — MANSKAVEFFFDEDFGITEAVATIDNGDFGTRTIRFETGQLARQADGSVTTYLDEETMLLSTVTASNQPREGFDFFPLTVDVEERMYAAGKIPGSFFRREGRPSTDAILACRLIDRPLRPTFVKGLRNEVQVVVTVMSWDPKDCYDVVAINGASAATQLSGLPVSGAVGGVRIALVADDKHPEGAWVAFPTEEQHEQALFEMVVAGRIVTRKRRGKNVEDVAIMMVEAGAGETVVKRISDGAPAPTEDIVAAGLEAAKPHIKVLCEAQKGLAERAAKETQEFPLFPAYSDEIFDAVEKKSAKKLAKLLTIPGKQDRDDATNEYMEDVEGQLLERFVSDDVDEQAASKQIRAAYNAVMKQIVREKILAEGFRIDGRGVTDIRDLGVEVGLIPRAHGSSLFERGETQILGVTTLDMLKMEQQIDSLTPVTSKRYIHHYNFPPYSTGETGRVGSPKRREIGHGALAERALLPVVPSREEFPYTIRQVSEALGSNGSTSMGSVCASTLSLYNAGVPLKAPVAGIAMGLVSGEVDGENRFVALTDILGAEDAFGDMDFKVAGTADFITALQLDTKLDGIPSKVLADALSQARDARLAILSTMAEVIESPDEMSGLAPKITTVKVPASKIGELIGPKGKTINGITEETGADISIEDDGTVFVSATSGKAADAAIEQINAIANPQLPKVGERYLGTVVKTVAFGAFVSLTPGRDGLIHISKLGGDKRIEKVEDVINVGDKIQVEIADIDNRGKISLVPVEDD, encoded by the coding sequence ATGGCCAACAGCAAGGCTGTTGAATTTTTCTTTGATGAGGATTTCGGTATTACCGAGGCCGTTGCTACCATCGACAATGGTGATTTCGGCACCCGCACCATTCGCTTTGAAACGGGTCAGCTGGCTCGTCAGGCCGATGGTTCGGTGACCACCTACCTGGACGAGGAGACCATGCTCCTGTCCACCGTCACCGCTTCCAACCAGCCCCGCGAGGGCTTTGACTTCTTCCCGCTGACCGTCGACGTTGAAGAGCGTATGTACGCTGCGGGCAAGATTCCGGGTTCGTTCTTCCGCCGTGAGGGCCGCCCGTCCACCGACGCCATCCTGGCATGTCGTCTGATTGACCGTCCGCTGCGCCCGACCTTCGTCAAGGGCCTGCGCAACGAGGTACAGGTTGTCGTCACCGTCATGTCCTGGGATCCGAAGGATTGCTACGACGTCGTCGCAATCAACGGCGCGTCAGCTGCAACTCAGCTTTCCGGGCTGCCGGTTTCCGGCGCTGTCGGTGGTGTCCGCATCGCGCTTGTCGCCGATGACAAGCATCCGGAGGGTGCATGGGTCGCTTTCCCGACCGAGGAGCAGCACGAGCAGGCTCTGTTCGAGATGGTCGTCGCTGGCCGCATCGTCACCCGTAAGCGTCGCGGTAAGAACGTCGAAGATGTCGCCATCATGATGGTGGAGGCCGGAGCAGGGGAGACCGTCGTCAAGCGTATTTCTGACGGCGCACCGGCACCGACTGAGGACATCGTCGCCGCGGGCCTCGAGGCTGCAAAGCCGCACATCAAGGTTCTGTGTGAGGCACAGAAGGGGCTGGCTGAGCGCGCAGCGAAGGAAACGCAGGAGTTCCCGCTGTTCCCGGCATACAGCGATGAGATTTTTGATGCAGTCGAGAAGAAGTCTGCTAAGAAGCTGGCCAAGCTGCTCACCATCCCGGGTAAGCAGGATCGAGATGACGCCACCAACGAGTACATGGAGGACGTCGAGGGGCAGCTGCTGGAGCGCTTCGTCTCCGATGATGTCGACGAGCAGGCTGCATCTAAGCAGATTCGCGCTGCATACAACGCAGTGATGAAGCAGATTGTCCGTGAGAAGATTCTGGCTGAGGGCTTCCGCATCGATGGTCGCGGTGTTACCGACATTCGTGACCTGGGCGTTGAGGTCGGCTTGATTCCGCGTGCCCACGGCTCTTCGCTGTTTGAGCGCGGCGAGACCCAGATTCTGGGTGTCACCACTTTGGACATGCTGAAGATGGAACAGCAGATTGACTCGCTGACCCCGGTTACTTCCAAGCGCTACATCCATCACTACAACTTCCCGCCGTACTCCACCGGCGAGACCGGTCGTGTTGGCTCTCCGAAGCGCCGCGAGATTGGTCACGGGGCACTGGCTGAGCGCGCTCTGCTGCCGGTCGTGCCGTCCCGTGAGGAGTTCCCGTATACCATTCGCCAGGTCTCCGAGGCCCTTGGATCTAATGGTTCGACGTCCATGGGTTCGGTCTGTGCTTCGACTCTGTCGCTGTACAACGCCGGTGTGCCGCTGAAGGCTCCGGTTGCCGGTATCGCCATGGGCCTGGTTTCCGGCGAGGTTGACGGTGAGAACCGCTTCGTCGCGCTGACCGATATCCTCGGTGCCGAGGACGCATTCGGTGACATGGACTTCAAGGTCGCTGGTACTGCGGACTTCATTACCGCACTGCAGCTGGACACCAAGCTCGACGGTATTCCGTCGAAGGTTCTGGCCGATGCCCTGTCCCAGGCTCGTGACGCACGTCTGGCCATCCTGTCCACCATGGCCGAGGTCATCGAGTCTCCGGACGAGATGAGCGGTCTTGCTCCGAAGATCACCACCGTTAAGGTTCCGGCGTCCAAGATCGGTGAGCTCATCGGCCCGAAGGGCAAGACAATCAACGGCATCACCGAGGAAACCGGTGCTGATATCTCCATCGAGGACGATGGCACCGTATTTGTCTCGGCAACTTCCGGTAAGGCTGCGGACGCTGCAATTGAGCAGATTAATGCAATCGCTAACCCGCAACTGCCGAAGGTGGGCGAGCGCTACCTGGGAACTGTCGTGAAGACTGTCGCTTTCGGTGCTTTCGTCTCCCTGACTCCGGGCCGTGACGGTCTGATTCACATTTCCAAGCTCGGTGGCGACAAGCGCATCGAGAAGGTTGAGGATGTCATCAATGTCGGCGACAAGATTCAGGTCGAAATCGCTGATATCGACAACCGCGGCAAGATTTCGTTGGTTCCAGTCGAGGACGACTAA
- the rbfA gene encoding 30S ribosome-binding factor RbfA — translation MADPARARRLSKRIQEIVASAIEREIKDRRLEFVTITDCRVTGDLHDATVFYTVRGRTLDEEPDYESAAAALEKAKGQLRSLVGRGTGVRYTPTLAFEVDTVPEISAHLEELLDKTRARDAELAEQARNAKPAGDANPYRDEE, via the coding sequence ATGGCAGATCCAGCACGCGCGCGCAGGCTGTCCAAGCGTATTCAGGAGATTGTCGCCAGCGCAATCGAGCGTGAGATTAAGGACCGGCGTCTGGAGTTTGTGACTATCACCGACTGCCGCGTCACCGGCGATTTGCACGACGCCACAGTCTTTTACACTGTGCGCGGACGTACACTCGACGAGGAACCGGACTACGAGTCGGCAGCAGCAGCGCTGGAAAAGGCAAAGGGGCAGCTGCGTTCCCTAGTCGGTCGTGGCACCGGTGTGCGCTACACACCGACGCTGGCTTTTGAGGTTGACACGGTGCCGGAGATCTCCGCGCACCTTGAGGAGCTGCTTGATAAGACTCGCGCGCGCGACGCGGAATTGGCTGAGCAGGCCAGAAACGCAAAGCCCGCAGGCGATGCCAACCCATACCGCGACGAGGAGTAA
- a CDS encoding MATE family efflux transporter, whose amino-acid sequence MSDSRETQERTEIEQTGIERTGHSAKSDVSLRAIVSLALPALGVLAAPALYVLLDTAVIGRLGAVQLAALAAGSTVFSVVTTQLTFLAYGTTARSARAFGRGNVDEAVEEGVQATWVAIFVGLSLFAIIVGLAPVFTGWLAPHPEVAHDAGQWLRVAAFAIPLTLIAQAGNGWLRGIQNTRSPLLFVLSGLVPAAIVIVPLVRAFGLEGSAMAVLFGELITGGLFLRSLFKECSNRKLSMRPNGAIIKSQLVLGRDLIVRSLSFQVAFLSAAAVAGRVGPTTLGGHQVMLQLWNLISLVLDSLAIAAQTLVGAALGGSSTAVARWTGKRVTVWSSVIALGLAAVFAVGNANIVRIFTDSIGVIDAVTAGPWWILVAMIPIGGVVFALDGVLLGAGDAAFLRNATVSAVLCGFLPPVWLAQAFGWGLTGVWCGLLAFMILRLIFVATRFRGEKWYGISA is encoded by the coding sequence TTGTCGGACTCGCGAGAAACTCAGGAGCGCACTGAGATTGAGCAAACTGGCATAGAGCGAACCGGGCACAGTGCGAAGTCAGATGTCAGCCTTCGCGCAATCGTTTCGCTGGCGCTGCCAGCGTTGGGCGTTCTTGCTGCGCCCGCACTCTATGTGCTGCTGGATACGGCTGTCATCGGTCGGCTCGGAGCCGTCCAGCTTGCGGCGCTTGCTGCTGGTTCGACGGTATTTTCCGTGGTAACTACGCAGCTTACTTTCTTGGCTTACGGCACGACTGCCCGATCAGCGCGAGCCTTTGGCAGGGGCAACGTGGACGAGGCGGTCGAAGAGGGGGTGCAAGCGACGTGGGTCGCCATCTTTGTGGGCCTTAGCCTCTTTGCCATCATCGTGGGGTTGGCACCGGTATTTACCGGTTGGTTAGCTCCTCATCCGGAGGTCGCTCATGATGCCGGGCAATGGTTGCGAGTTGCTGCTTTCGCCATTCCGCTGACGTTGATTGCGCAGGCTGGAAATGGTTGGTTACGAGGTATCCAAAACACCCGCTCGCCGCTGCTATTTGTGCTCTCAGGCCTTGTTCCGGCCGCCATTGTGATTGTGCCTCTAGTCCGCGCCTTCGGTCTCGAGGGCTCTGCAATGGCCGTCCTTTTCGGCGAATTGATTACCGGCGGGCTGTTCCTCCGCAGTCTTTTCAAGGAGTGCTCTAACCGCAAGCTCTCCATGCGCCCGAATGGCGCCATTATCAAAAGCCAGCTGGTCCTCGGTCGCGATCTCATCGTTCGCTCCTTGTCCTTCCAGGTAGCGTTCCTCTCTGCCGCCGCGGTTGCTGGCCGCGTTGGGCCGACCACGCTAGGTGGGCACCAGGTCATGCTGCAACTGTGGAATCTGATCTCGTTGGTGCTCGACTCGCTAGCGATTGCTGCACAGACGCTCGTCGGTGCAGCGTTGGGCGGTAGCTCCACGGCCGTTGCCCGCTGGACTGGCAAGCGAGTTACTGTCTGGTCAAGCGTCATTGCTCTCGGCCTAGCGGCCGTCTTCGCAGTGGGTAATGCCAATATCGTCCGCATTTTTACCGACTCCATAGGCGTGATTGACGCAGTCACCGCCGGACCATGGTGGATTCTTGTCGCAATGATTCCTATCGGCGGTGTCGTCTTCGCGCTCGATGGCGTGTTGCTCGGCGCCGGCGATGCAGCCTTCCTCCGTAACGCCACCGTTAGCGCGGTCCTGTGCGGATTCCTCCCGCCGGTCTGGCTGGCTCAGGCATTTGGTTGGGGGCTGACCGGCGTATGGTGTGGTCTCTTGGCATTCATGATTCTGCGACTCATCTTTGTCGCTACCCGTTTCCGTGGAGAGAAATGGTACGGCATCAGCGCATGA
- a CDS encoding sodium:solute symporter family protein, which translates to MIVAQSALRLDATWVDYSIVALYFLFVLGIGWAARAKVSSSIDFFLSGRSLPAWVTGLAFISANLGAVEIVGMSANGVQYGFQTMHYFWIGAVPAMVFLGIVMMPFYYGSKVRSVPEFMLRRFGPGAHLVNAISFAIAQLLIAGINLLLLAKVVNALLGWPLWLTLVVAAVIVLSYITLGGLSAAIYNEVLQFFVIVAALLPLTLIGLHSVGGWSGLKEKVATESHFHTWPGTDISGFDNPVISVIGLVFGLGFVLSFGYWTTNFVEVQRSMAADSLSAARKTPIIGAFPKMFIPFIVVLPGMIAGATVAPIMDQTAKPNDAILYLMRDLLPNGLLGIAIAGLLAAFMAGMAANISAFNTVFSYDIWQTYVVKNRADDYYLKVGRIATIGATGIAVFTALIADNFGNVMDYLQTLFGFFNAPLFATFLIGMFWKRMTPTAGWTSLLAGTGAAILYWYISEFTSASATIFELPGQGTAFAAASVAFVVDIVVAVVVSLMTRPKPDEELVGFVKSVTPKAHFTDAAEAELPLLQRTVPLGILCLVMAVVLNIVFA; encoded by the coding sequence GTGATAGTGGCGCAATCAGCCTTAAGACTCGACGCGACATGGGTGGATTACTCCATCGTTGCTCTGTACTTCCTATTCGTCCTCGGTATTGGCTGGGCTGCACGAGCCAAAGTGTCCAGCTCCATTGACTTTTTCCTCTCGGGGCGCTCACTGCCGGCTTGGGTGACGGGGTTGGCGTTCATCTCAGCCAATCTCGGTGCCGTGGAAATCGTGGGCATGTCCGCAAATGGTGTGCAATACGGTTTCCAGACCATGCACTACTTCTGGATTGGTGCCGTCCCAGCCATGGTGTTTTTGGGCATTGTCATGATGCCCTTCTACTATGGCTCCAAGGTTCGCTCAGTTCCGGAGTTCATGCTGCGTCGTTTTGGTCCCGGTGCACACCTGGTCAATGCAATCTCTTTCGCTATCGCGCAGCTGCTGATTGCAGGCATTAACCTTCTGCTTCTGGCCAAAGTGGTCAATGCGCTACTCGGCTGGCCGCTGTGGCTGACGTTGGTAGTCGCCGCAGTCATCGTGCTGTCCTACATCACGCTGGGCGGACTGTCCGCAGCAATCTACAACGAGGTACTTCAGTTCTTCGTGATTGTCGCAGCTCTGTTGCCACTGACTCTGATCGGCCTGCACAGCGTCGGCGGATGGTCCGGGCTGAAGGAAAAAGTTGCCACTGAATCGCACTTCCACACTTGGCCGGGCACGGATATTTCCGGTTTTGATAACCCCGTGATTTCCGTCATTGGACTGGTCTTTGGCCTCGGCTTCGTGCTGTCGTTTGGCTACTGGACAACCAACTTCGTGGAAGTTCAGCGCTCCATGGCCGCCGACTCACTGTCGGCCGCCCGCAAGACTCCAATCATCGGTGCTTTCCCGAAGATGTTCATCCCGTTCATCGTCGTGCTGCCGGGCATGATCGCCGGCGCCACCGTCGCACCCATCATGGATCAGACCGCCAAGCCTAACGACGCAATTCTGTACCTAATGAGAGATCTGCTTCCCAACGGCCTGCTGGGCATCGCTATTGCAGGGCTGCTAGCAGCTTTTATGGCAGGTATGGCGGCGAATATTTCCGCGTTCAATACAGTCTTTAGCTACGACATTTGGCAGACCTACGTCGTGAAGAATCGAGCAGATGATTACTACCTCAAGGTTGGCCGTATCGCTACCATTGGCGCGACCGGCATCGCAGTGTTCACCGCACTGATTGCCGATAATTTCGGCAATGTCATGGACTACTTGCAGACTCTATTCGGCTTCTTCAACGCACCGTTGTTCGCTACCTTCCTTATCGGTATGTTCTGGAAGCGCATGACGCCGACAGCAGGTTGGACGTCTCTGCTTGCAGGAACGGGCGCTGCAATCTTGTACTGGTACATCTCCGAGTTCACGTCGGCAAGCGCAACTATCTTTGAGCTACCGGGGCAGGGCACTGCGTTCGCTGCCGCCTCCGTGGCATTCGTCGTCGATATTGTGGTGGCCGTCGTCGTTTCTCTCATGACAAGGCCGAAACCCGATGAGGAGCTGGTCGGTTTCGTCAAATCCGTCACCCCAAAGGCTCACTTCACAGACGCTGCTGAGGCAGAGCTGCCATTGCTACAGCGAACTGTTCCGCTGGGTATCTTGTGCCTGGTGATGGCCGTAGTTCTCAACATCGTTTTCGCATAG
- a CDS encoding aldose 1-epimerase family protein: MQLVAHDHEFIDISAGDYVASISQFGGGPRSLEYCGLPLLTDYPKGFNPPLSAGTLLAPWPNRVADGVFIFGGEVHRLDISEPSRANAIHGFVADRIWTVVDADDSSVTLHVEVEPQSGWPWELGMTVRWQVTATDGLSAEFTVHNRSDRECPFGLGWHPYLSALGADFDSCTLRLPVDKNLPLEPIRNLPAGPAVPAETVIPSLREGVSLDGLWLDHCFLAAEETAENGSPRRREAHLVGPNGKGAVLWADDEFRFFQVYVADAGRREGFPGHGNAIAVEPMTCPPDALRSGTGLLRLQAGETKTLAMGLRAETGGK; the protein is encoded by the coding sequence ATGCAACTTGTCGCGCACGATCATGAATTCATCGACATTTCCGCCGGTGACTACGTCGCAAGTATTTCCCAGTTCGGTGGTGGCCCGAGATCACTGGAGTACTGTGGTCTGCCACTGCTGACAGACTATCCCAAGGGATTCAATCCACCGTTGTCCGCAGGTACGCTCCTGGCTCCGTGGCCGAACAGGGTCGCTGACGGAGTGTTTATCTTCGGTGGGGAAGTCCATCGGTTAGATATTTCGGAGCCGTCCCGGGCGAATGCTATTCACGGGTTTGTTGCAGATCGCATTTGGACCGTGGTCGATGCTGATGACAGCAGCGTCACCTTGCATGTGGAAGTTGAGCCGCAGTCGGGCTGGCCTTGGGAACTCGGTATGACCGTGCGTTGGCAAGTCACCGCTACAGACGGCCTATCGGCTGAGTTCACAGTGCATAATCGCAGCGATAGGGAGTGCCCGTTTGGTCTGGGCTGGCATCCTTACCTAAGCGCTTTGGGCGCTGATTTCGACAGTTGCACACTTCGGTTGCCCGTTGATAAAAACCTGCCACTGGAACCAATTCGAAACCTGCCCGCTGGCCCAGCGGTGCCAGCGGAGACAGTGATTCCCAGCCTTCGAGAGGGAGTATCTCTGGATGGACTGTGGCTGGATCACTGCTTCCTTGCTGCCGAGGAAACAGCCGAGAATGGCTCACCGCGCCGTCGTGAAGCGCATTTGGTTGGACCAAATGGCAAGGGTGCTGTGCTCTGGGCCGATGATGAATTCCGGTTCTTCCAGGTCTATGTTGCCGACGCTGGACGACGAGAAGGATTCCCTGGGCACGGGAATGCGATTGCGGTGGAACCAATGACATGTCCGCCAGATGCGCTCCGCTCCGGAACCGGGTTGCTGCGACTTCAGGCTGGAGAGACAAAAACTCTTGCCATGGGACTGCGCGCGGAGACGGGCGGAAAATAG
- a CDS encoding bifunctional riboflavin kinase/FAD synthetase, translated as MEIWYGLDNAPEDLGDTVVTIGVFDGIHLGHKRLIAAAVSDARARGVKSLLMTFDPNPVALFAPDKVPPALSTVSRRAELAEAEGIDAMLVVPFDKNFSSIPPEDFVRTVIRDKLNAQAVFVGQNFTYGQKAAGTAETMPEHGRKCGVDVTIVDLLDVTAADSTERVSSTRIRGLLADGAVSAAASCLGYFYRVDGDVIPGQGRGGAQLGFPTANIDFAEGLAVPADGVYAAWFTAQPTAARPEPDPKGDIEFGVRYPAAVSVGTNVTFGDTDRTVEAYVIDRHADLYGIAGQVEFVDRIRGMEKFDSVEELIDRMNQDVVDTEAILAKTD; from the coding sequence GTGGAGATTTGGTATGGCTTGGACAATGCACCCGAAGACCTGGGGGACACGGTCGTAACCATCGGAGTGTTCGATGGTATTCATCTAGGGCATAAGCGCCTGATAGCTGCTGCGGTCAGTGACGCTCGCGCTCGTGGCGTGAAGTCGCTGTTGATGACTTTCGACCCCAACCCCGTAGCGCTGTTTGCCCCGGATAAGGTGCCGCCGGCACTGTCCACCGTGTCCCGTCGTGCCGAGCTGGCAGAAGCGGAGGGAATTGATGCCATGCTCGTCGTGCCCTTCGACAAGAACTTCTCCAGCATCCCCCCAGAAGACTTTGTACGCACCGTTATCCGCGACAAGCTGAATGCACAGGCCGTCTTTGTTGGCCAGAACTTCACCTATGGGCAGAAGGCCGCAGGTACTGCCGAGACTATGCCGGAGCACGGCCGTAAGTGTGGGGTCGACGTCACCATCGTCGACCTCCTCGACGTCACTGCCGCGGATTCGACCGAACGCGTTTCGTCGACACGTATTCGCGGTTTGCTTGCCGACGGAGCGGTGTCCGCAGCCGCCTCGTGTCTCGGGTACTTCTACCGTGTCGATGGTGACGTTATTCCCGGTCAGGGGCGTGGGGGAGCGCAGCTGGGTTTTCCGACCGCCAATATTGACTTCGCTGAGGGCTTGGCAGTCCCGGCTGATGGTGTCTACGCGGCATGGTTTACGGCTCAGCCGACGGCAGCCCGCCCGGAGCCGGACCCGAAGGGCGATATCGAGTTTGGGGTGCGCTACCCAGCAGCCGTGTCGGTGGGCACTAATGTGACCTTTGGAGACACTGATCGAACGGTCGAGGCCTACGTGATTGACCGTCACGCGGACCTCTACGGCATCGCCGGGCAGGTTGAGTTTGTCGATCGGATTCGCGGAATGGAGAAGTTCGACTCGGTCGAGGAGCTCATTGACCGGATGAACCAGGACGTAGTAGACACCGAGGCCATTTTGGCAAAGACCGATTAG